A stretch of the Rosa rugosa chromosome 5, drRosRugo1.1, whole genome shotgun sequence genome encodes the following:
- the LOC133712673 gene encoding tropinone reductase homolog At2g29290-like, translating into MARTDINSRNRRWSLEGMTALVTGGTKGIGYAVVEELAGLGASVHTCARNEVLLNDCLSQWKLKGFHQVTGSICDMVLKTQREELIHKVSLLFNGKLNILINNVGTNIPKPTTEYTAEDYSFIMSTNLESTYHLCQLAHPLLKDSGTGNIILLSSVAGVVSLGKIGSIYAATKGAMNQLAKNLACEWAKDKIRTNSVAPWFIRTPLAEPYLNDVKTLEAVNSRTPLGRPGEPEEVSALVAFLCLPAASYITGQTICIDGGMTINGFSFQ; encoded by the exons ATGGCGAGAACAGATATCAATAGCAGAAACAGGAGATGGTCTCTTGAGGGGATGACTGCACTTGTCACCGGTGGAACCAAAGGGATTGG GTATGCTGTTGTGGAGGAATTGGCTGGACTAGGGGCAAGCGTACATACTTGTGCTAGAAATGAAGTCCTACTCAATGACTGCTTGAGTCAATGGAAGTTGAAGGGTTTTCATCAAGTTACTGGTTCGATCTGTGATATGGTCTTAAAAACCCAACGAGAGGAGCTAATACACAAGGTCTCATTGCTGTTTAATGGGAAACTTAACATCCTT ATAAACAACGTGGGAACAAATATACCAAAACCAACAACCGAGTACACAGCTGAAGATTACTCATTTATAATGAGTACCAATCTTGAATCCACATACCACTTGTGCCAACTTGCACATCCTCTTCTCAAAGATTCAGGAACTGGTAACATAATTCTTTTGTCATCTGTGGCTGGTGTGGTATCACTTGGGAAGATTGGGAGTATATATGCTGCCACTAAAG GAGCAATGAATCAATTGGCAAAAAACTTGGCGTGTGAATGGGCGAAAGATAAGATAAGGACCAACAGTGTTGCACCTTGGTTCATCAGAACTCCCCTCGCTGAACCT TATTTGAATGATGTAAAAACTTTGGAGGCCGTGAACTCTCGAACCCCTTTAGGACGGCCTGGAGAGCCAGAAGAGGTGTCTGCATTGGTAGCATTTTTGTGCCTCCCCGCAGCCTCTTACATAACTGGACAGACTATTTGCATCGACGGAGGGATGACTATCAATGGCTTTTCATTCCAATGA